In Candidatus Eremiobacteraceae bacterium, a genomic segment contains:
- the dnaJ gene encoding molecular chaperone DnaJ, whose product MPPKRDYYEVLGVSRSASEAEIKRAYRNLARRHHPDVATTPDKAAAESHFKEINEAYAVLSDAQRRAQYDRFGHAAGAAGAQGAPNFGDFPFGDLFETFFGAGGGRGRVQPQRGADLRYDLSVKLADVLTGTTREISFSHLGRCEACEGSGSADKSAPATCPQCRGSGQVRSMRNTMLGQFVTTGPCPRCDGSGGIITDPCRSCHGRGRREVKKKLSVKVPPGVEEGTRIRFAGLGEAGERGAPSGDLYVYLAMEPDETFERDGADLHCVTDVSFTQAALGAKLEIEGLDGAAALDLPAGTQGGTRFRIPGRGLPRMRGSGRGDLIVDINVAIPQRLTRKQRELLEAYAKAGGEEIPEPNLFKKVRRALGNE is encoded by the coding sequence GTGCCGCCCAAACGCGATTATTACGAGGTGCTCGGCGTCTCTCGCTCCGCCTCGGAAGCGGAGATCAAGCGTGCCTATCGCAATCTGGCGCGCCGGCACCATCCCGATGTGGCCACCACGCCCGACAAGGCCGCCGCCGAATCGCACTTCAAAGAGATCAACGAGGCCTATGCCGTGCTCTCGGACGCGCAGCGCCGCGCTCAGTACGACCGCTTCGGGCACGCAGCCGGCGCGGCAGGCGCTCAGGGAGCGCCCAACTTCGGCGACTTCCCGTTCGGCGATCTCTTCGAGACTTTCTTCGGCGCCGGCGGCGGGCGCGGTCGCGTGCAGCCGCAGCGCGGAGCCGACCTGCGCTATGACTTGAGCGTGAAGCTCGCCGACGTGCTGACCGGCACCACGCGCGAGATCTCGTTCTCGCACCTCGGGCGCTGCGAGGCCTGTGAGGGCAGCGGTTCGGCCGACAAGTCGGCCCCCGCGACGTGTCCGCAGTGCCGCGGCAGCGGCCAGGTGCGCTCGATGCGCAATACCATGCTGGGCCAGTTCGTCACGACCGGACCCTGCCCGCGCTGCGACGGCAGCGGCGGTATCATCACCGACCCATGCCGCTCGTGTCACGGCCGCGGCCGCCGCGAAGTGAAGAAGAAGCTCAGCGTGAAGGTGCCACCCGGCGTCGAGGAGGGCACGCGCATACGCTTCGCCGGCCTCGGCGAAGCGGGTGAGCGCGGCGCTCCCAGCGGAGACCTCTACGTCTATCTGGCCATGGAGCCGGATGAGACGTTCGAACGCGACGGCGCCGACCTCCACTGCGTGACCGATGTCTCGTTCACCCAAGCCGCGTTGGGCGCGAAGCTGGAGATCGAGGGTCTGGACGGCGCCGCTGCGCTCGACCTGCCCGCAGGAACCCAGGGCGGCACGCGGTTTCGGATTCCGGGTCGGGGCCTGCCGCGCATGCGCGGGAGCGGCCGGGGCGACCTCATCGTCGACATCAACGTCGCCATCCCGCAGCGGCTGACACGCAAGCAGCGCGAATTGCTTGAGGCCTACGCGAAAGCCGGCGGCGAGGAGATCCCCGAGCCCAATCTCTTCAAGAAGGTCAGACGAGCGCTCGGAAACGAGTGA
- the hrcA gene encoding heat-inducible transcriptional repressor HrcA: MPKEDDKNQAPSDQPELDRRKTSILGTVVYEYIATGEPVGSATLTQKYNLGVSPATVRAEMAALEGEGYLDQPHTSAGRVPSDLGYRYYVDRLIQPEVLSAEEREQINTEIHRARTQLDSVVDHASHVLSNLTRSIAFAIAPRLDSQTFRHLQLIWVNARHVHVVLVTNLGIAAQATIEVAVDVDPDQLTRACNNFNANLAGRRLSDITATALSELAHDTLLPHDLLRSLAGMFAVHGDVELERRLYAGGANNLLDQQEFRDFRKLRAILELLEEQQTLYRWLQESLAHQGATVSIGHELGSADMNECSVVTIPYKVGDRNAGALGVLGPRRMHYARLLALVGHVAQSLNALFQNEEPA, from the coding sequence ATGCCCAAAGAAGACGACAAGAATCAGGCCCCATCCGACCAGCCGGAACTGGATCGCCGCAAGACGTCGATCCTCGGCACGGTCGTGTATGAGTATATCGCGACCGGCGAGCCGGTCGGGTCGGCCACCCTGACGCAGAAGTACAATCTGGGCGTGAGTCCGGCGACCGTGCGCGCCGAGATGGCTGCGCTCGAAGGCGAAGGGTATCTCGATCAGCCCCACACCTCGGCAGGGCGCGTGCCCTCGGATTTGGGCTACCGCTATTACGTTGACCGTCTTATCCAGCCCGAAGTGCTCAGCGCCGAGGAGCGCGAGCAGATCAACACCGAGATCCATCGAGCGCGCACGCAGCTCGATAGCGTCGTCGACCACGCGTCGCACGTGCTCTCAAATCTGACACGCAGCATCGCATTCGCGATCGCGCCGCGCCTCGATAGCCAGACGTTCCGGCATCTCCAGCTCATCTGGGTCAACGCGCGCCACGTCCACGTCGTGCTCGTCACCAACCTCGGCATCGCCGCGCAGGCGACCATTGAAGTCGCGGTCGACGTCGATCCCGACCAGCTCACGCGCGCCTGCAACAACTTCAACGCCAATCTCGCCGGTCGCCGCCTGAGCGACATCACGGCGACGGCGCTGTCCGAGCTCGCCCACGACACGCTGCTGCCCCACGATCTGCTGCGTTCGCTGGCCGGCATGTTCGCGGTGCACGGCGACGTCGAGCTCGAGCGCCGGCTGTACGCAGGCGGCGCGAACAATCTGCTCGACCAGCAGGAGTTCCGGGATTTCCGCAAGCTGCGCGCCATCTTGGAGCTGCTCGAAGAGCAGCAGACGTTGTATCGCTGGCTTCAAGAGTCGTTGGCGCATCAGGGCGCGACGGTGAGCATCGGTCACGAGCTCGGCAGCGCCGACATGAACGAGTGCAGCGTCGTGACTATCCCATATAAGGTCGGCGACCGCAACGCCGGCGCGCTCGGCGTCCTTGGTCCGCGGCGCATGCATTACGCGCGCCTGCTCGCGCTGGTCGGCCACGTCGCGCAGAGCCTCAACGCGCTCTTCCAAAACGAAGAGCCCGCCTGA
- a CDS encoding divalent metal cation transporter: MKLPRIGPGFVSAASDNDPTTVATLAVVGATTGYALTWLVVLLLPMLAVVQMIAGSIGAVTRTSLQGAIRSRYGLFWACIALVSVVAVNVFTLTADVEAGAVALTLLTGVAYQYFVLPFVAVVGWLLVSQRYSRIERLLSLLPFIFLAYGASAIAARADWGLVARAIVLPQFHLNAVFIGGALALLGTTLTGYVYIWESVEVAERAPALSQLRSVRFDATLGMLFATLTFLFILVATGATLGREHTLVQTAADAALALKPLAGPWASALFGVGVLGSALLAVPVIAGTTGYVVAHTFGWPGTLNAPFREAKAFYGAILASLAIAAVFSFTGVSPIALLLAASVAGGLATPVTLYFAIRLARDETTMGSHRIAPLLAGAGWVVAAIMTAASILYLGLGVGAWGMTSHL, encoded by the coding sequence GTGAAGCTACCTCGGATAGGACCCGGGTTCGTATCCGCTGCGTCCGATAACGATCCCACGACCGTGGCGACGCTGGCCGTTGTCGGCGCGACGACAGGCTACGCGCTGACGTGGCTCGTCGTCTTGCTGTTGCCGATGCTTGCGGTCGTCCAGATGATCGCCGGTTCGATCGGCGCGGTGACGCGGACCAGCTTACAGGGGGCGATCCGCAGCCGCTACGGATTGTTCTGGGCCTGCATCGCGCTCGTGTCCGTCGTCGCCGTCAACGTCTTCACGCTGACGGCCGACGTCGAGGCTGGCGCCGTCGCACTGACGCTGTTGACCGGCGTCGCGTATCAGTATTTCGTGCTGCCCTTCGTGGCCGTCGTCGGCTGGCTGCTCGTCTCGCAGCGCTATTCGCGCATCGAACGCCTCCTGTCGCTATTGCCGTTCATCTTCCTCGCGTACGGTGCAAGCGCGATCGCCGCCAGAGCGGATTGGGGCCTAGTCGCGCGCGCGATCGTCCTGCCGCAGTTCCATCTCAACGCCGTGTTCATCGGCGGGGCGCTCGCGCTGCTGGGCACGACGTTGACCGGCTACGTCTACATCTGGGAGTCGGTCGAAGTGGCGGAGCGCGCGCCGGCGCTCTCGCAGCTCCGCTCGGTCAGATTCGATGCCACGCTCGGCATGCTGTTCGCGACGCTGACGTTCTTGTTCATCTTGGTCGCCACCGGCGCGACGTTGGGGCGAGAGCATACGCTGGTGCAGACGGCTGCCGACGCGGCGCTTGCGCTCAAACCGCTCGCCGGTCCGTGGGCGTCCGCGCTGTTCGGTGTCGGCGTGTTGGGATCGGCGCTGCTCGCGGTGCCCGTCATCGCCGGCACGACGGGCTACGTCGTGGCGCACACGTTCGGCTGGCCGGGCACGTTGAACGCTCCGTTCCGCGAGGCGAAGGCATTCTATGGGGCGATCCTGGCGTCACTTGCGATCGCCGCCGTCTTCTCTTTCACCGGAGTCTCGCCGATCGCGCTCTTGCTCGCCGCTTCGGTCGCGGGCGGCCTCGCAACCCCTGTGACGCTTTACTTCGCCATCCGGCTCGCGCGTGACGAGACGACGATGGGCAGCCATCGCATCGCTCCACTGCTCGCCGGTGCGGGCTGGGTGGTGGCCGCGATCATGACGGCCGCGTCGATTTTGTACCTCGGTCTGGGCGTCGGCGCGTGGGGTATGACGTCACATCTTTAA
- a CDS encoding 50S ribosomal protein L11 methyltransferase, whose amino-acid sequence MERRGWRRLTLDVAAIDAERASALLGAVSGAHVAFEQREGSSRVAASIYVPRSTDLTAMRKRLHDGIASRRRAGLMGPAAMRHANVVERDWANAWKEHFKPLRLTSGMYVVPSWHRGYEPPHGADTLRLDPGMAFGTGRHATTQLAAGLLLEYLKEGDVVIDAGCGSGILALAAAKRGAKTYAFDDDATALRAARANFAANAARAAALARADRVPQEFPKADIIVANITAETLQAFARSFASKLARGGALVSSGITARGRLATLAAYAHAGLDFVTERRRGQWLAYLHVKP is encoded by the coding sequence ATGGAGCGGCGCGGTTGGCGGCGCCTCACCCTCGACGTTGCGGCGATCGATGCAGAACGCGCGAGTGCGTTGCTCGGCGCCGTTTCGGGCGCCCACGTCGCGTTCGAGCAACGCGAGGGAAGCAGCCGCGTCGCGGCCAGTATATACGTGCCTCGCAGTACAGACCTGACCGCCATGCGCAAGCGCTTGCACGATGGGATCGCGTCGCGCCGCCGTGCGGGGCTGATGGGCCCGGCGGCCATGCGTCACGCGAACGTGGTGGAACGCGATTGGGCCAACGCCTGGAAAGAGCATTTCAAACCGTTGCGTCTGACTTCTGGGATGTACGTCGTGCCCTCGTGGCACCGCGGCTACGAACCGCCGCACGGCGCCGACACGCTGCGCCTCGACCCTGGCATGGCCTTCGGCACCGGACGCCACGCGACGACGCAGCTCGCCGCCGGCCTGCTGCTCGAGTATCTAAAGGAAGGAGACGTCGTGATCGACGCGGGCTGCGGTTCGGGGATCCTTGCCCTGGCCGCCGCCAAGCGCGGCGCCAAGACGTACGCGTTCGACGACGACGCGACCGCGCTGCGTGCGGCGCGCGCCAACTTCGCCGCCAACGCCGCGCGCGCGGCCGCGCTGGCGCGTGCAGATCGGGTGCCCCAAGAGTTCCCCAAAGCCGATATCATCGTCGCCAACATCACGGCTGAAACGTTGCAAGCGTTCGCCCGGAGCTTCGCGTCGAAGCTCGCGCGCGGGGGCGCGTTGGTGAGCTCGGGCATCACGGCGCGCGGCCGGCTTGCGACACTCGCCGCATACGCGCACGCGGGGCTCGACTTCGTCACGGAACGGCGCCGCGGGCAGTGGCTCGCCTATCTGCACGTGAAGCCGTGA
- a CDS encoding 16S rRNA (uracil(1498)-N(3))-methyltransferase: MSAPRFFVDTACRPGLEVELHADDAHHATHVLRMHGGDALIVLHGGKAWDATLIEGEAGAVRAHVAKSRDESLGELPVGVSVLQALVKGAKFDDVVEKTVELGARRIVPVHCERSYADASRHRLDRWRRIARSAAQQARRLHVPVIAEPMGWADALQAFRGDARPLVAYENAPAGSFAEALRGIAGARDIAIAIGPEGGLTAAEVEAARAAGCALVSLGPTILRTETAAAAMLAALAAGAGWW; the protein is encoded by the coding sequence GTGAGCGCACCGCGCTTTTTCGTCGACACTGCGTGCAGGCCCGGCCTCGAAGTCGAGCTGCATGCTGACGACGCGCATCACGCCACGCACGTGCTGCGCATGCACGGCGGCGATGCGCTTATCGTCCTGCATGGCGGCAAAGCGTGGGACGCGACACTGATCGAGGGCGAAGCCGGTGCGGTCCGAGCGCACGTCGCAAAATCCCGCGATGAATCGCTCGGCGAACTGCCCGTCGGCGTCAGCGTGCTGCAGGCGCTCGTCAAGGGTGCGAAGTTCGACGACGTGGTCGAGAAGACGGTCGAGTTGGGCGCGCGACGCATCGTGCCCGTGCACTGCGAACGCAGCTACGCGGATGCGAGCCGGCACAGGCTCGATCGCTGGCGGCGAATCGCGCGCTCGGCAGCACAGCAGGCGCGCCGGCTCCACGTGCCGGTCATCGCGGAACCCATGGGATGGGCCGACGCTCTGCAGGCCTTTCGGGGCGATGCGAGGCCGTTGGTCGCGTATGAGAACGCGCCGGCCGGCTCGTTCGCCGAGGCGCTGCGGGGCATCGCCGGTGCACGCGACATCGCGATCGCGATCGGACCCGAGGGCGGCCTCACCGCGGCCGAGGTCGAGGCTGCGCGCGCCGCCGGCTGCGCGCTCGTATCCCTTGGCCCCACGATCTTGCGCACGGAGACGGCCGCTGCCGCGATGCTCGCAGCACTGGCCGCCGGCGCCGGCTGGTGGTAG
- a CDS encoding PHB depolymerase family esterase gives MKPVAAIATLLALALLPGLRTASADTATDSSAAIQVGGVEREYLIHIPASYHGAHPTSLVLVFHGGGGAAAGMERISGMNEVADRHGFIAAYPQGIDRQWKDGRNVPARGSSGAMLTQTDDVTFIAALISSLESKYRIDPKRVYATGISNGAIFSLRLACDLGARIAAIAPVAGSIPRGFADACESQPVSVMMINGTDDRLVPFDGGKVGGPFAGQGYVIPVADALATWIKTDGCSSTPRSFALPDADPNDGTTTAVQAFDACRNGTAVELYTVNGGGHTWPDGPQYLPQFIVGKVSYDFNASEAIWQFFASHPAR, from the coding sequence ATGAAACCGGTCGCCGCAATCGCAACCTTGCTAGCGCTGGCCCTTCTCCCAGGCTTGCGCACTGCAAGCGCTGATACGGCGACCGATTCATCCGCCGCGATCCAAGTCGGCGGCGTCGAGCGCGAATACCTTATCCACATCCCCGCCTCGTATCATGGCGCGCACCCCACGTCCTTGGTCTTGGTCTTCCATGGCGGCGGCGGAGCGGCAGCTGGGATGGAGCGCATCTCAGGCATGAACGAGGTCGCCGATCGCCACGGGTTCATCGCCGCATACCCGCAGGGCATCGATCGACAGTGGAAAGATGGTCGAAACGTGCCCGCGCGCGGCTCGTCCGGCGCGATGCTCACGCAAACGGATGATGTGACCTTCATCGCCGCATTGATCTCTTCGCTTGAATCGAAGTACAGGATCGATCCGAAGCGCGTCTACGCGACCGGCATTTCGAACGGTGCAATATTTTCGCTTCGGCTGGCCTGCGATCTCGGGGCCCGGATCGCGGCGATCGCCCCGGTGGCGGGCTCCATACCACGCGGTTTCGCGGATGCGTGCGAGTCGCAACCCGTCTCGGTGATGATGATCAACGGCACTGACGACCGGCTCGTGCCGTTCGACGGCGGAAAGGTCGGGGGGCCCTTCGCAGGGCAGGGCTACGTCATTCCCGTCGCCGATGCGCTCGCGACGTGGATCAAGACCGATGGCTGTTCGTCCACGCCGCGTTCGTTTGCGCTGCCGGACGCCGACCCGAACGACGGCACCACCACCGCGGTGCAGGCATTCGACGCATGCCGCAACGGCACGGCGGTCGAGCTGTACACCGTCAACGGCGGCGGCCACACGTGGCCGGACGGGCCGCAATACCTGCCCCAGTTCATCGTCGGCAAGGTGAGCTACGACTTCAACGCGAGCGAAGCGATATGGCAGTTCTTCGCGTCGCATCCGGCGAGGTGA